The region aatagataacgaaaaaaagtttagtgactaaatgtgataaAAGtcaaaagttcgttaccctttcaagtcattatccctataaAATAATGATCGtataaaaaaataactaaatctGTACAGAATTTAGAGTTTGATAGATCCTTTCACTCATTTTCCATAATACTAGTTTATAAGTTGAAAGAACAAAAACAGGGTTTAGGGGAGACCTTTCAAGGCACGCTAACACACCAATTTTCTTTGATTCTCTCGCTGAAGATACAGATCTACGGTTTTCAACTTCGATTTGCGTCTGAAAGAGAGTAGAAGAACTAAAGACCAAATTAGTTGGTTTATCATCAGTGTTTGCATCTTAAAAAATCATCTTCAACAAAAAACCCCATTTCCGTAGATCATATGTGTGTCCGTAAGTTTAAATTTCAGTTTTCTGTAATTTCTTGATTGTGAATTTCTCCAAAAGACAGGTAAGGGTTAAAGAAACAAGCAGTTGATATATTTACATATCACAGtatgtgtttttgtgtgtgaAAACGAATAGTTAATGTGAGTTTTTTTCTTTGCAAGTCAATTTTGACTCTTCTATCAATTTTATTGATTTGAGTTTGCCCGAAAAGGGAAGAAAAGGGTTGAAaaacaatcaattccttgattTACAAAACAGTGTGTTCTGTGTGTGTGTAAGTTGATAGATAATGTGTGTTTTTTTATGATATCTTTTTGCGTATATCTTCAAGTCAAACTCTGACGTTTCTGTTGCTTTAATTTCTTGATTTGTGTTTCTTCAAAAGCAAGGAAGGGATTGAATAACATTTAGTCGAGTGATCTACAGATCAAAGTATGTGTTTTTGTGTGTGGCAATGGATAGGTGATGAGTGTTTCTGCATTTTTCTTGTGTACGTGTGTCTGCAAGTCAAACATTGACTTTTGTGTTACTTTCTTCATTTAGGGTGTCCCGAAAGGGAAGAAAAGGCTTGAAAAAACAACCAACTGCTTGATCTACAAATAGCCGTATGAAAGTTTTTGTATGAAATTGTTTTACTTGCGTGTGATTTATGGTGTTGTGTTTCTTGTTTCTATAAAAATGAAGACTTCCTGACACGAACAGGTTGAAAGCTGATAATCTGTATCTTTCAGTGAGAAATCTTGGGTTTTTGTTACTTTATTGATTTGGGTTTCCTCCAAAACTGTAACTTGAGAGTTAAAGAACCAATTTCTTGATCCAGAAATCAcagtgtgtgttcttgaagtgcGTGAAAATGGAGgaaaacacaaaaacaccatcAGCTGAGGAGCTATTAAGAAAGATCCAGGAGCTAGAAAAACTCCAATCTCACCTCAAACAAAAAATATCAAAACTCATGCTCTCTGGTAATCAGAAAAAACCCGAGCACCAATGGTCTAATTCATCATATGGTGAACTCAAGCTTCGATTCATGGAGCCTTTAGATATGAAGCTAACAGAATCACAGTTTTTAAATATAATTCAATCAATGGATCAAGCTGTACATATATATGGTCTCAACCTTCGGATAATCTTCTGGTTAGCtcaccactaccactaccactgCAAATTGATCATTTATGTTTCTTGTTCGTTTTAATATGAATTTGAAGATAAAAagcatttagtttttttttttaacatatttGGTTAATGGGAATCGTGTAGGAATCGAGCTGCAGAAAAGCTTTATGGATATACATCAGCCGAAGCTTATGGAAAAACTCCCACAGAGCTTGTAGTGGAATCTAAAGATGGTTCATTATCTGATTATCTCCTTGAACGAACAGTAAATGGAGAGACTTGGTCTGGGGAGTTTCCTATAAAAAGTAAAAAAGGTGAAAGATTTGTAATTATTGCTACAAATTCACCATTTCGTAATGAAAACAGAGGGTTAATTGGGGGTATGTGTGTTTCGAGTGCTTCAAGTCCATATCATGTAAGGAGTCATATCGACTCTCAACAACCTCTACAAACATCAATTGCCTCAAAGATATCAAATTTGGTCAGTATTTCAAaggtgaagatgaagatgaatatGGGAGACAACTACACGGATCATGAAGCAAGCACCCCAAGGGGACATATTCAGTCTCCATTTGTAGATCTTTTTTCCAAAAGCACAGTGGAGCATTTTACAAGAAAACTTAAAATAGATTCTGGATATGAGAGTGAAAACAAATCAGGAATCTACAAGATTTTTTCTTCAAAAGCAGATGCATGGATGGGTAAAAAAGGAAGTTCATGGTCACAGAAAGGAAACGAAAGAGTAGAGTCTTTTGATCCTATATTTGGTAGGTTTGGTTGGCAAAGGTTAGATATCAATCAAGAACACGAACCTTGTCCAAAAATAAGCTCTTGTGTTTCCTCAAAACAAGACTTTCAACTATTGGAAAATACCAACAAGAGCAATAACAAAATCGAGGCTTCAGGGTTGTGGTTTTCTTCATTACATGTTAGTAGAAGTACTACAAGTAGCTCAAGCAGCAGTATGAGCATTAAAAGCAATGCCATCATCAAAGAGGAGAGGGAAACCGATAGTGAAATCTTGTGGGAGGATTTGATAATGGGAGAACAGATTGGACAAGGTAAGAGAAGGGTATTGTAGTCATTTGGCAAactatcaaattatatatatatatattttttgatattttatgTTTTTGGTAGGTTCATGTGGGACTGTATATCGTGCACTGTGGTATGGATCAGTATGTTCTCCATCTCTGACTTgattataatttatatttattgtggagagtaatgttttgtgattttgTTTTACTTAATTAGTTGATGCATTACTGAAACTTTCTTTGAAAAAAATGCAAGGCCCTCGCAAAGCTGAGGAACCTTGGGGCACAGGCTCATGGTATGCACGTGCATATCCTATTAAAAGGAAATTTTAGCGtaagaaaagtaaaaaaaaaaaaattgttaatctACACCATGTGGGATTGAGTATACTTAAAAGAGTTACACAAACGCTTTTATATAATTTAAGAAACGGACATATAGAAAAAAGAATATAAAACATCAATCAATTTATGTATACAGGATGTTGCGATCAAGTTATTTGAATATCAAGAGTATCCAGATGATTTGATGGTATCATTTAAACAAGAGGTAACTATTATTTTCGTTAATGCATATTACACTTTTCAACGATGTGATTATTTAAATTGcatccaatttttttttgaaggTATCTCTAATGAAAAAGCTTCGACATCCAAATATTTTGCTCTTCATGGGTTGCGTGACCTCACCTCCGCATTTATCCATTGTCACAGAGTTCCTTCCCCGGTTGGTTCTTTAATCCCATAAAATTTtcgatgtattttttttttttatgaaaacgtATGACAATATGCATAAATAATCtcaattgattatttgattaatgTGCATGTATACAGTACTCTTTTTTTTAAATTGACTTCTGTTGCGTAGTGGAAGTCTG is a window of Lactuca sativa cultivar Salinas chromosome 1, Lsat_Salinas_v11, whole genome shotgun sequence DNA encoding:
- the LOC111911928 gene encoding uncharacterized protein LOC111911928 isoform X1, producing MEENTKTPSAEELLRKIQELEKLQSHLKQKISKLMLSGNQKKPEHQWSNSSYGELKLRFMEPLDMKLTESQFLNIIQSMDQAVHIYGLNLRIIFWNRAAEKLYGYTSAEAYGKTPTELVVESKDGSLSDYLLERTVNGETWSGEFPIKSKKGERFVIIATNSPFRNENRGLIGGMCVSSASSPYHVRSHIDSQQPLQTSIASKISNLVSISKVKMKMNMGDNYTDHEASTPRGHIQSPFVDLFSKSTVEHFTRKLKIDSGYESENKSGIYKIFSSKADAWMGKKGSSWSQKGNERVESFDPIFGRFGWQRLDINQEHEPCPKISSCVSSKQDFQLLENTNKSNNKIEASGLWFSSLHVSRSTTSSSSSSMSIKSNAIIKEERETDSEILWEDLIMGEQIGQGSCGTVYRALWYGSALAKLRNLGAQAHGMHVHILLKGNFSDVAIKLFEYQEYPDDLMVSFKQEVSLMKKLRHPNILLFMGCVTSPPHLSIVTEFLPRGSLFRILQRNTTRLDWKRRLHMAMDIARGMNYLHHCKPPIIHRDLKSSNLLVDKNWTVKVGDFGLSRVKHHTYLKTKSGRGTPQWMAPEILCNEQADEKSDVYSYGVVLWEITTEKIPWNDLNPMQVIGAVGFMNRRLEIPKDVDPLWVSLMESCWCSEPQSRPTFQEILNKLKDLQKKYVVEHRRKEP
- the LOC111911928 gene encoding uncharacterized protein LOC111911928 isoform X2, producing the protein MEENTKTPSAEELLRKIQELEKLQSHLKQKISKLMLSGNQKKPEHQWSNSSYGELKLRFMEPLDMKLTESQFLNIIQSMDQAVHIYGLNLRIIFWNRAAEKLYGYTSAEAYGKTPTELVVESKDGSLSDYLLERTVNGETWSGEFPIKSKKGERFVIIATNSPFRNENRGLIGGMCVSSASSPYHVRSHIDSQQPLQTSIASKISNLVSISKVKMKMNMGDNYTDHEASTPRGHIQSPFVDLFSKSTVEHFTRKLKIDSGYESENKSGIYKIFSSKADAWMGKKGSSWSQKGNERVESFDPIFGRFGWQRLDINQEHEPCPKISSCVSSKQDFQLLENTNKSNNKIEASGLWFSSLHVSRSTTSSSSSSMSIKSNAIIKEERETDSEILWEDLIMGEQIGQGSCGTVYRALWYGSDVAIKLFEYQEYPDDLMVSFKQEVSLMKKLRHPNILLFMGCVTSPPHLSIVTEFLPRGSLFRILQRNTTRLDWKRRLHMAMDIARGMNYLHHCKPPIIHRDLKSSNLLVDKNWTVKVGDFGLSRVKHHTYLKTKSGRGTPQWMAPEILCNEQADEKSDVYSYGVVLWEITTEKIPWNDLNPMQVIGAVGFMNRRLEIPKDVDPLWVSLMESCWCSEPQSRPTFQEILNKLKDLQKKYVVEHRRKEP